Within the Burkholderia mayonis genome, the region GCAGCGCGCCGAGGATGCCCGTCGCTTTCGTCGGCTCGCTCGCCGTCGCGATCACGTTGGGAATCCGCTTCAGGTCTTCGAGCGTGAGGCCGATCACGCGGCCGCGCAGCATCGTCGTCGCCGGGCGGCCGTGGATGTCGATGAAGTCGTAGCCCATGATGTCGCCGACCGCGCCCGCGCGCTTCGCCTCCGCCATCTCCTCGGGCGTGAACCAGCCCATCCGGACCATGTTGCTGTCCTCGAGAATGTCGCCGATCCCGACGAGCGCAATCGACGCGCGGCGCGCCTTGTCGAGCGACTGGCGCACGACTTCGTTCTCGAGCAGCGCGGTGAAGAGCTGAGGATCGTTGACGAGCGCCGGTGCATACAGCGTCTCGCTCTCGCCGCCGAAGCGCGCGGCGAGGCGCCGGCAGATGTGGTCGGCGTTCATCGTCTCGCCGCCGCGATACGAGCCGCCGATCGCGGACACGAACGAGCAGTTGCGCTGCGTCGTCGACACCGCGTGCCGCGACACCGCGCTCACGTTGCGGCCCATGCCGACCGCGACGATCGCGCCGTCGGCGAGCACGCGGTCGAGATAGCTCGCGACGAGGCCCGCGAGCAGCTCGCGCTGGCTGTCCTGATCCTTGTGGTCGACCGAGATGATCGCGCGCTGGATCCCGAAGCGCGCGACCAGTTCCTGCTCGAGATCCTGCACGGCGCGCGGATGATGGCGCACGCGGATCTCGACGATGCCCTCTTCGATCGCGCGCTTCAGCAGCCGGCCCACCTTCGGGCGCGAGATCGCGAACTTCTGCGCGAGTTCTTCCTGGGTCGACCCGTCGACGTAATAGCACTTCGCGAGTTGCGTGAGTTCTTCGTTCGTCATGTCGTAGTGGAGAGGAGCGGCGCGCCGCGGCGTCATGAACCGCAGTGCGCGTCGTTCGGACCGGCCTGGGTGAGGCCCGTCCGGTGTTCGTAATCGGCGATCCGCTGCACCTTCGGCTGCGAGCGGCCGCCGTCGAATTCTGCCTTGAGCCACGCGTCGACGATGCTGTTCGCGAGCTCGGTGCCGATCACGCGCGCGCCCATCGTGATGATCTGCGCATCGTTGCTGCGCCGCGCGCGCTCGGCCGAATAGGTGTCGTGGCACTGCGCGGCGCGGATGCCCGGCACCTTGTTCGCGGAGATCGCGACGCCGATGCCCGTGCCGCACAGCAGGATCGCGCGCGGGAACTCGCCCGCCGCGACTCGCTGCGCGACTTCGATCGCGATGTCGGGATACAGCACGGCCTCATCCGCGCTGTGCGTGCCGAAGTCGAGCAACTCGACATCGGGATGCTTCGCGCGGAGGTGCCGCTTGATCGACTCCTTGAGCGCGTAGGCCGCTTCGTCGCAACCGATCGCCACTTTCATGGTGAACCTCCGGAGGGCAAGTTGAGTGCGCAAATGTGCAATGTTGAGCAATTATAACGACCTGTCTGAACATTTGGCAAAGGGTGAAATTTTGCTCAAACGCTTGCTCGACCTAATAAATTCTTTATAAATCAAAGTGTCAATGATGATTTGGCGGTGGCGATCAGCGTTTACCAGTAATTGACACACCAAAAAACCGATGATTACCATGCGGTCACGCTGTATCAAATAATCGTGAGTGAACAAAAGTTCATTCATCATTCGGGATACGACAGTGACTCCTGTTCTGCTCGAAGCAAGCCAGGTAGCGAAGCGGTTCAACGGCGTGAGCGCGTTGCGCGACGGACGCTTGAGCCTCATGGCCGGACGCGTGCACGCGCTGTGCGGCGGCAACGGCACCGGAAAATCCACGTTCCTGAACATCCTGATGGGGCTCCTGCGCCGCGACGAGGGCGCGATCCGGCTGAACGGCCGCGACGTCGACTTCGCGTCGCCCGCCGAAGCGCTCGCGAACCGGATGGCGATCATCACGCAGGAGCTGTCGCCGGTGCCCGGGATGACGGTCGCCGAAAACCTGTATCTCGGCCGCGAGCCGACCCGTGCGCGCGTCGTCGTCGATTTCCGGACGCTGAAGCGCCGCGCGCAGGACCTGCTCGACCGCCTCGGCTTCGCGATCGACGCGGGCGTACCGATGCATCGCCTGAGTCTCGCGCAGACGCAGCTCGTCGAGATCGCGAAGGCGTTCAGCCGCGACTGCGAGGTGATGATCATGGACGAGCCGACGTCCGCGATCGGCGAGCGCGAGACCGAGACGCTCTTTGCCGCGATCCGCAACATCACCGCGCATGGCGCCGGGATCATCTACGTGTCGCATCGCCTGAGCGAGCTGTTCGAGATCGCCGACGACTACACGGTGTTTCGCGACGGCGCGTACGTCGAGAGCGGCCGCATCGCCGACATCGATCGTGCGCATCTCGTACGCGCGATCGTCGGCCGCGAGATGCCCGTCGTCGACAAGGCGCGCCGGCCCGCGCACGGCGAGCCGTGCCTCGCGGTCGGCGGACTCACGCGCGCGGACGAGTTCGAAGCGGTGAGTCTCGACGTGCGGCGCGGCGAGATTCTCGGCATCTACGGGCTGATGGGCTCGGGCCGCAGCGAATTCCTCAATTGCGTGTACGGCCTCACGCGGCCCGATGCGGGCACGGCGACGCTCGGCGGCGAGCCGCTGCCGCAAGGCGATCCCGCGCAGGCGATCCGCGCCGGCATCGCGCTCGTCACCGAAGACCGCAAGGACTCGGGCCTCGTGCTGTCCGGCAGCGTGCAGGAGAACATCGCGATGGCCGCGTACCGGCGCCTGTCGCGCGGCGGCGTGATCCGGCGCGCGCTCGTGCGCCGCCTCGCGCAATCGATGGTCGAGCGGCTGCGGATCAAGGCCGCGTCGCTGCGAATGCCGGTGGCCGCGATGAGCGGCGGCAACCAGCAGAAGGTCGTGCTCGCGAAATGCCTGTCGACGGAGCCTGTGCTGCTGTTGTGCGACGAGCCGACGCGCGGGATCGACGAAGGCGCGAAACAGGAAATCTATCGGCTGCTCGATACGTTCGCGCGCAACGGCGGCGCGGTGATCGTCGTGTCGTCGGAGGCGCCCGAGCTGCTGTATCTGAGCGACCGCATCGCCGTGTTCAAGGGCGGCCGCGTCGCCGCCGTCTGCCCGGGCGACGGCGCCACCCAGGAATCCCTGCTCCACCTCGCTTCATGAACAAGACCATGAACACTCAGACTCTGACCCGTCTCGAAGCGGCGCCGAAGCGCGTGAACGTCGCGGAGCTCGCGAGCCGCTTCGGCATCCCGATCATTTTCGTCGTGCTGTGCGTCGTGCTCGCATTCGCGAGTCCGTACTTCCTCACGTGGCGCAACTGGAGCGACATCCTGCGGCAGACGTCGATCAACGGGATTCTCGCGATCGGCATGACGTACGTGATCCTGACGAAGGGGATCGACCTGTCGGTCGGCTCCGTGCTTGCGCTCGCGGGAATCGTGAGCGGCCTCGCCGGCGCGGCGGGGCACGGGCTCGCGGCGTCGCTCGCGGTCGGCGTCGCGTGCGGCGCGGCGCTCGGCGCGATCAACGGCGTGACGATCGCGCGCTTCAACGTGCCGCCGTTCGTCGCGACGCTCGGCATGTTGAGCATCGCGCGCGGCGTCACGTACATCGTCAACGACGGCAGCCCGGTCGCGAACCTGCCCGACGATTATCTTTCGCTCGGCGTCGGCAGGCTCGGCCCGCTCGGGATGCCGGTGCTGATCTTCGCGGCGGTCGCGCTCGCGTGCTGGTGGGTGCTGCGCTACACGACGTACGGCCGCTATCTGTACGCGGTCGGCGGTAACGAGAAGAGCGCGCGGACTTCCGGCATCGGCGTGCGCAAGATCGTGTTCTCGGTGTACGTCGTGTCGGGCGCGCTCGCCGGTCTCGCCGGGATGATTCTCGCCGCGCGCACGACGTCCGCACTGCCGCAGGCGGGCGTGTCGTACGAGCTCGATGCGATCGCGGCGGTCGTGATCGGCGGCACGAGCCTGTCGGGCGGGCAGGGCGGCGTGGTCGGCACGCTGTTCGGCGCGCTTTTGATCGGCGTGATCAATAACGGGCTGAATCTGCTCGGCGTGTCGTCGTATTACCAGCAGATCGCCAAGGGACTCATCATCGTGCTGGCCGTGCTCATCGACGTGGCCCGCAAACAGCCGCGCTGACGCAGCGCATTCCCATCCGGAGGAGACGACAATGCAAACACGAAACACCTGGCTCGGCCGCTTCGCGGCCGCAACCGTGCTCGGCGCGACGCTCGCGATCGCGGCGGCGGGCGGCGCGGCGCACGCGGCGAGCGGGCCGTACCGCGTCGGCGCGGCGGTGTACGGCATGAAAGGCCAGTTCATGCAGAACTGGGTGCGCGAGATCAAGGCGCATCCGGCCGTGAAGAGCGGCACCGTGCAGCTCACGGTGTTCGACGGCAACTACGACGCGCTCACGCAGAACAATCAGATCGAGACGATGCTCACGCAGCAGTACAGCGGCATCCTGTTCGTGCCGATCGACACGAAGGCGGGCATCGGCGTCGCGACGCGCGCGGCCGCATCCGACACGCCGCTCATCGCATCGAACACGATGCTCGCGACGCCGAAGGTGCCGTACATCGGCAACGACGACGTCGAGGGCGGCCGTCTGCAGGCCGAAGCGCTCGCGAAGCAGATCGGCGGCAAGGGCAGCATCGTCATCATCCAGGGGCCGATCGGCCAATCCGCGCAGATCGATCGCGAGAAGGGCGAGATGGAAGTGCTCGCGAAATATCCGGGCATCAAGGTGATCGAGAAGAAGACCGCGAACTGGTCGCGCGCGGAAGCGATGAACCTGATGGAGGACTGGCTCAATGCGCATCCGAAGCAGATCAACGGCGTGATCGCACAGAACGACGACATGGCGCTCGGCGCGCTGCAGGCGATCAAGAACCGCGGGCTCACGCCGAAGGACATTCCGATTACGTCGATCGACGGGATGCCCGACGCGATCCAGGCCGCGAAGCGCGGCGAGATCACGACGTTCCTGCAGGACGCGCAGGCGCAGTCGCAGGGCGCGCTCGATCTGGTGCTGCGGCAGCTCGTCGGCGCGAGCTACAAGCCGCAGTCGGTGATCTGGCAGCGCTACGCGAAGGATCTGAAGTGGGACGGCGGCACCGCGAAGCGCTACGTTCTGCCGTGGGTGCCCGTCACGCCGGCGAATGCCGATCAGCTCTACAGGCAGGTCACGGGCGGTTGAGCGAGGCGGC harbors:
- a CDS encoding sugar-binding transcriptional regulator, with the translated sequence MTNEELTQLAKCYYVDGSTQEELAQKFAISRPKVGRLLKRAIEEGIVEIRVRHHPRAVQDLEQELVARFGIQRAIISVDHKDQDSQRELLAGLVASYLDRVLADGAIVAVGMGRNVSAVSRHAVSTTQRNCSFVSAIGGSYRGGETMNADHICRRLAARFGGESETLYAPALVNDPQLFTALLENEVVRQSLDKARRASIALVGIGDILEDSNMVRMGWFTPEEMAEAKRAGAVGDIMGYDFIDIHGRPATTMLRGRVIGLTLEDLKRIPNVIATASEPTKATGILGALRSGVINTLATTQSIAQTVLSLAQATETATAE
- the rpiB gene encoding ribose 5-phosphate isomerase B; translated protein: MKVAIGCDEAAYALKESIKRHLRAKHPDVELLDFGTHSADEAVLYPDIAIEVAQRVAAGEFPRAILLCGTGIGVAISANKVPGIRAAQCHDTYSAERARRSNDAQIITMGARVIGTELANSIVDAWLKAEFDGGRSQPKVQRIADYEHRTGLTQAGPNDAHCGS
- a CDS encoding sugar ABC transporter ATP-binding protein, coding for MTPVLLEASQVAKRFNGVSALRDGRLSLMAGRVHALCGGNGTGKSTFLNILMGLLRRDEGAIRLNGRDVDFASPAEALANRMAIITQELSPVPGMTVAENLYLGREPTRARVVVDFRTLKRRAQDLLDRLGFAIDAGVPMHRLSLAQTQLVEIAKAFSRDCEVMIMDEPTSAIGERETETLFAAIRNITAHGAGIIYVSHRLSELFEIADDYTVFRDGAYVESGRIADIDRAHLVRAIVGREMPVVDKARRPAHGEPCLAVGGLTRADEFEAVSLDVRRGEILGIYGLMGSGRSEFLNCVYGLTRPDAGTATLGGEPLPQGDPAQAIRAGIALVTEDRKDSGLVLSGSVQENIAMAAYRRLSRGGVIRRALVRRLAQSMVERLRIKAASLRMPVAAMSGGNQQKVVLAKCLSTEPVLLLCDEPTRGIDEGAKQEIYRLLDTFARNGGAVIVVSSEAPELLYLSDRIAVFKGGRVAAVCPGDGATQESLLHLAS
- a CDS encoding ABC transporter permease — encoded protein: MNKTMNTQTLTRLEAAPKRVNVAELASRFGIPIIFVVLCVVLAFASPYFLTWRNWSDILRQTSINGILAIGMTYVILTKGIDLSVGSVLALAGIVSGLAGAAGHGLAASLAVGVACGAALGAINGVTIARFNVPPFVATLGMLSIARGVTYIVNDGSPVANLPDDYLSLGVGRLGPLGMPVLIFAAVALACWWVLRYTTYGRYLYAVGGNEKSARTSGIGVRKIVFSVYVVSGALAGLAGMILAARTTSALPQAGVSYELDAIAAVVIGGTSLSGGQGGVVGTLFGALLIGVINNGLNLLGVSSYYQQIAKGLIIVLAVLIDVARKQPR
- a CDS encoding substrate-binding domain-containing protein, with the translated sequence MQTRNTWLGRFAAATVLGATLAIAAAGGAAHAASGPYRVGAAVYGMKGQFMQNWVREIKAHPAVKSGTVQLTVFDGNYDALTQNNQIETMLTQQYSGILFVPIDTKAGIGVATRAAASDTPLIASNTMLATPKVPYIGNDDVEGGRLQAEALAKQIGGKGSIVIIQGPIGQSAQIDREKGEMEVLAKYPGIKVIEKKTANWSRAEAMNLMEDWLNAHPKQINGVIAQNDDMALGALQAIKNRGLTPKDIPITSIDGMPDAIQAAKRGEITTFLQDAQAQSQGALDLVLRQLVGASYKPQSVIWQRYAKDLKWDGGTAKRYVLPWVPVTPANADQLYRQVTGG